ATAGGCAGGCAAGTATGATTTAGACACGTTGAAAGGCAGGCAGGAATGATTTAGGCACGTtcgtaggcaggtaggcatgatTTAGGCACGTCGGTAGGCATATGAAAACATGCGGTAGGCATGTTGGTAGGAAGGCAGGCATGATTTAGGATTGTAGGTACGCATACATGTAGCTACGAAAACCAACGGTTGGTACGTAGAGCGGCATATGAACACATGTGTTAGGCTCGTAGGTAACTAGTCAGGAAGTCATagtgtaggcacgtaggtagcCATATGAACACATGTCGTAGGCGCGTAGGTAGGTAGACAGGAAGGCAAATTTAGGCATGCAGGTAGGCATACATGTTTACACGCGGTAAGCAGATATGAACAAGCATGACTTTAGCCGTACATACATGTTCAAACCTACATGCTTGTTCATGTTTTCCCGCCTAATCGCCTATTTatttgcctgcctacctacctacatgcctcggtgcctgcctgcctgcctacatgccttcTTCTACCTACGTtaatccatcattttcaaaaaattgccaaaattgcgtGCTCTGTGaagtgtgaaaaattggagtgcgttagaaaagagaaaagagagagagtgCGGGGgacacaaaatttcagatatttctaGACATTGTCACATGAAATTCATGGTTGTTTACGTCTCTGTCGATGACGAAAAGACAATTcgaagaattaaaattaaaattctaataatttaaaattcattgcACAACTTTCATTTGGAACTTCTTGTGTTCTCAAAAGCTTGTACATacgaaaattatttccaaaaattttacttaAACTGCAAAACCAATCCCAGCCGTTGATTGGTTCGAGAGTAGGCGGAGCAAAGCGCTGATTGGtcaatcgtattttttcgcGACTGGATAATACGTGTTTCTGAATAAATGTGCCtagaagaacattttgaaggaaaactaaaacgtataattttaaaacttgaaatctgaaaattgtaccCTATCTATAATTTTGGCTTGTTGCACTGAACTTGAActatacaaaaatttatgaaatcaaTCTAAAATTCACAGATTTCTGGCTTCGCTCATAAATtcaaatggaagagtttgccgaactaggccaggccaaatctggggtagatttacggcgcgttacgtgtcgcgtcgcggctcgattttagttgtaaaactgaatgtatttgtccgtgtggagtacacgacttttcCGCGCGTTGTCCAGcttatcaatggagcgcgaaaaattcaataaggAAGACCAAAACCCcgtgaaattttgcaaaaaaaagctcgaaaatcaaataatggtgtttagcaaaatttttgaaaaaaaaagtagctccgaccaatcagcgacgtgTGCCACGCCCCTTgcgctgattggttggcgctggttaattgaaatttcaaacttagtttttaattttggtttttgcgTGAGAAGAAGTTCAAAACTTTAGAGTGATATTCCAATCGAAACACTCAGAAAaatcacggggttctggccttcctcattgaatttttcgcgctccattgacaatcgcctgccggatatgggaaagtcgtgtactccacacggacaaatacattaagttttacaatcgagccgcgacgcgacacgcaacgcgccgtaaatctaccccaaatatggccgagccaaaatggcctaactcttccatttcaatttatgaggaaAGCCAAAAATCcgtgaaaaatataattttgaaatagaaaatttaaaaaaaaaaagcgccCGCCAATCAGCGACGTTGGCCACGCCCCTTGTTTGTTGATGATTGGCAATGTTGTAACGATTtgaagtcaattttttgattcgattttttcaaaaaaaaaaaggatttcagattttcagagtgatttttcagagaaaatagaaaaaataacaacatgAACATTTCTCAAATAGCctcattttctcattcttAGTCGTCTCTTGGATCCCAtcaaaaaactctaaaaacaaagcaaaaaaaaaagaaaaaaaacggaagatTGTGATCAATTGGTGGAGCACCAAATGGAGCACATACACATGTGTGTGCTTCAAAAAACAACTCTTTACATTCAATGTGTCCAAAAAGAATTTGGAagggtgtttttttttctcatttatcCTCTTCACATATAGGGAGAGAGATAggagaagctgaaaataacAGAAGCAGATattttttctcggaatttgtagtttgtgcaCTTGCGgaaagaatattgaaaaatttttttgaagttcggaattttttaaaattaaattttgcaatgaaatttcagaataaagtttcaaaaaaaaagctccaaaaatttgaaaattttcatagttcAAAATAAccgactgaaatttttgtttaattcgaaaaatggaaaatcaagaatttttgctttgttttacttttttattggagtaaaaatcgaaaaacaattagaaaaaatatttctaaaaatatttgttaattttaggCACGGGGtcctggccttcctcatttaatttttcgcgctccattgacaatcgcccgccggacatGGGAAAGTCGTgcactccacacggacaaatacatttagttttacaatcgagccgcgacgcgacacgcaacgcgccgtaaatctaccccagatatggccgagccaaaatggcctagttcggcaaaaaacccttccatttcaatttatgagagAAACCAGAAATCCGTGCTTAGGTGTCGATAAAccagaatttcagttttttttaaattattttttttgtatttttttaatgaaaattttactttttagcTAAGAATTCTTTTAAATCTTcagaaacatcaaaaatatttgaatctctcggaaaaaattgtttgctcagaaaatttgaatttcccgccaaattgtttttctataaaaaatttgaatttcccgctgaaatttttctacaaaaatttgaatttcccgccaaaattgttttctcaaaaaaatttgaatttcacgcCACAAttgttttctcagaaaatttgaatttcccgccaaaactgttttctcagaaaatttgaatttcacgccaaaattgttttctcaaaaaaatttgaatttcccgcagaaatttttctataaaaatttgagtttcccgccaaaaatgtttgttcagaaaattttaatttcccaccaaaattggtttctcggaaaatttgaatttcccgccaaaattttctgaaaaaaatttgaatttcccgctaaaatgtttctcagaaaatttaaattacccgctaaaattttctcaaaaagttgaatttcttGCCAAAATTGGTTAAtccgaaaattcgaatttcccgccaaacaaagctgactaaatttttttaaaaatttcccatttttacagtaaaaaacctttaaaaatgtactaagttttaatgagaaaaatttgaaaatttatcaaaatctaATAGCAACGCTCGGAATTTAATGACATTTTTCCTATAAAATtccaacaattaaaaaattgccaattattcgattttcaaaaaaaaattacaagtttcttttcatataaaaatatccgaaacattatcaaaaaaataaaagtaaaagtGAACTTATGAGGGTTTCCAGCAAAAATCTACGAAGCAAATAAGAGGATTTATGAGAGAAGTGTccagaaatagaaaattaagaaGGAAGATCATAAGCGAAAGGAGCTTAAAGCACAAGTCGGTCACCaatatttagaaattataaaatttttggatttaattTTATGATACTTGAAACtatccaaaaatatatataaaagaTAGCAAAAAGTTCCGAAAAATCTGTCCTAAAAAGCGTATTCTGAcctatttcaaatattctgaatttttttagttgaaaaaaaaacacattctTATAATAATAAATTCTACGTCTTGtaaaatatgtaaaataaaTGATAAATGAAGCCAATAATTATGTGTTTCTCTTCCTAGACTTTTACATTGTTCACGTTTTATGAGATGTTTAATCGGCTTATAAATAGTTCgtaagaaaaacattttcatggtttggtaaacttcaaattttatagaaaaccGTTTAATGCAGtgtaaaacttaaatttttaatttctaaattaaatagtaatttatattttcctaTATTGTTATGTGGAGTTTTATTTCGTTGAATGAAAGGCTAAAAATTAGGaagcttaaaaatttgcaaaaaaaaaagaagcaggAGAAAATGCAAGCTATCTGCTTAGCATTCTGAGGcataactaataaaatatctTCTAATGAATTTCTAAATGTTATTATTCAttcctctcttttttttctacctcAAGACACCATACACGTCAGAATATATGTACTTTTATGTtctaaatataaaaacaatatttcataAATAGATCAGAGCTCgataaactttgaaatagGATTTTAATGATTATTacatgatcatttttcaaaacttaaccAGTGGAGATTTTAGATACcagaaaaacaaatcaaatatcATTTTCGAACACacttcgaaaactttttttttagctttttgaaaattttcagatttcaaaaacaatttcagactACAAACCTGGCGTTTTTAAAACGCTTAAAAGTAAAATCAGATTGTCTTTAAACAAAcacaaatctgaaattatcaaataatatattttttttaactgcactgaaaaaaatcagaaaattcagaacacattatttaaaaagttaatgtATGTTTTGTCATAAGGCGCGGATTGAGGCGAGAGGCAGGCGAAGGCCGCCTtaaggtcaggcaggcaggcgttttaaGCCCTACTTTTCCTTGTTAAATATCAACTTAATTGatcgaatttttaagtaaGTAAGCTGAAACAAAAGCAACTAATACATATACACGCATTAAATCGAAATCGAGAaaagagaatgaaaaattatagaggCATGTAATGATGGGCTTCATTTGAAATTCGACTCGAAGCCTTCGTCTTATGTGCTTGAATTAGTGTTATTAATGTTTTCTTGGCAATGGAGAGAAATGGGGAAAAGAACAATTGGTATTCTGGCTCATTGAGCACAAAGAGCattgaatttagtttttggcgaaattttttttttttagaaagatttagaatgttccaaaaatttcttaaattttccagaagatcattccagaaatttttcgaaatttctaaaaagttctaaatgattcctaaattttctggacctttctaaaaaattctagaacatttcagaattttatcgCATTTTCCAGAATGTTCTCGATCTTCctagaacttttttcaattttctacaaagttctggaacattccaaatttttcttgaatattccAGAATGTTCTAGAcgcttctagaattttcttgaattttccaggAAGTTCTAGAtcaaagccaaagcctaacacctaagcctaagcctaattctaagcctaagcctaagtcaaAGCCTAAAATAAAGCCtaacgcctaagcctaattctaaaccctcttaaaaagttacaagaaggtttttccttgcgcttggagcgcaaaagaaaagaaaaagagctatttagacttagggtgcccaactggaataaaatataggaaatccttatgacacacttaagcctaagggcccgaaaaaaaaactaggatgcccaactggaataaaatattggaaatccttatgacacaccggcggaatggcgcggcttaagcctaaatagccacttttatcaaaatacatttgagcgagGCGGCTGTAAACTATTCGTTctttagcaaaaataaaaaaaaaactttatttaaatttaaaaataaatatcatatgtTATCAGACCTTAGAATATCACGCCTTAATTTAGTAATCATTTTTACTTCATAAAtgtgagagaaagaaaaatggattaatcATCGGAATTAAATATCATCAGAGTGATTATATTCATCAAATGTCTCACTTTATTGGAGGATTAATTTGGTTGATATAAAATTCCTATTTCATGTAAAGAAAGGTTCGAATTCTGTACCTATGAATGCTGTCGATATTTGAATTCCTATCTTATGGGAAGAAGGCCTTTCTTGTGGGAAAAACggagttataaaaaaatatacgcaggtacagaatttgaacttttcttcccatgagatgggaatttgaatattggcATTCAATAACTTcactaagaaaaaaaatctccaaaggTTGATCGCAAATATGTAGAGATTGCTCGCATCCcttcaaatattacaaaattttcaagtttcttagaaataatcttcatttagattactgaaaaatatccacaGATTACTTTTGAGTTGCCTGAGAAGTCAAAGTAAAACGCAAGACgagctcaaatgtattttgataaaagtggctatttaggcttaagccgcgccataccgccggtgtgtcataaggatttccaatattttattccagttgggcatcctagtatgtttttcgggcctttaggcttaagtgtgtcataGGTACAGAATTCGAACCTTTCTTTACATGAGATAGGAATTTTATATCAACCAAATTAACCCTCCAGTAGAGTGGGACCTTTGATGAATATAATCACTCTGATGATATTTAATTCCGATgattaatccatttttctttctctcacaTTTATGAAGTAAAAATGATTACTAAATTAAGGCGTGATATTCTAAGGTGTGATAacatatgatatttatttttaaatttaaataaagttttttttttaatttttgctaaagAACGAATAGTTTACAGCCGCctcgctcaaatgtattttgataaaagtggctatttaggcttaagccgcgccataccgccggtgtgtcataaggatttcctatattttattccagttgggcaccctaagtctaaatagctctttttcttttcttttgcgctccaagcgcaaggaaaaaccttcttgtaactttttaagagggtttcatatattttattaaaatcgggGCGAAGCCctgattttaataaaatatatgaaaaatctcTACATAGCGTCAGTGGGGGAGCGTTAGctaagccaaaaaaaaaaaaaagccaaaaccaaagcctaagccaaagcacaagcctaagcccaaaccTAAGCTTTAGTCAAAGCCTGAAatcaagcctaagcctaattctaagccaaagcctaatcCTAATATTAAGCCTGTTCGTAAAACTAGGCCTGTTCTCGGTGAGACAACTacccaatatttttcaatgtcaTCAAGCTTGAAATCCGCTGGCTGGAATTAATTTGCAGAGGAATAGGCTTCACGCattttaattcatttattGTGTTGAAATCTCTACATGAATATCTAGTAAACTCGGTTGGAACCCGTTCGGACcggtattttgaaaataaagggggggggggaggtgGGAAAATTACAGCAAAATCTTGAACATTTGAATCTagagaaatttagaaaatatcgTCCATTTCCGGTAATTCTTCCAATGCTGATCGAGATTTGGGCGCATCCTTCTCATGAACTCTTTTGATGTGCTTCCTCAATTCTGATGGAACCGGATAGGATTTGTGGCAAATTGTGCATTCAAAGCGATTGGATTGTGAATGAACACGAGCCTTGTGTGTTGACAAAGCGGTGACCGTTGTGAATCGTTTTCCGCATTCAATGCAAGCATATGGATGcttgggctgaaaattttaaattttaattcattaattttaaattttcattcattaaaggtggagtagcgacagtggggaaattgctttaaaacatgcctatggggtcacaatgaccgaatatcatgataaaaaaaattcaaaaaaaaaattaaaaattttatatgattttttgaaaattgaaaaaaaatctcgaattgcatCAATTTCCCATTTAAACTTCCCGCCAAGTGATTTtatcgatggagcgcgcttgctcgtttttattttaatttattgttattttttcttatttttcgccgatttttcatgttttcagtgtatttttatgagaaatttgaagaaaaagccaaaataatgcaaattctcgattaaaaatcaactttacAAGCGTAAATCTGTGAAATCAAATACTACTGGCTCCAAATCGTTTAAAAGTGGTACTTCTTCGTTTTTACGCTTgcaaagttgatttttaatcgagaatttgcattattttgactttttcttcaaatttctcataaaattacactgaaaacatgaaaaatcggcgaaaaataagaaaaaataacaataaattaaaataaaaacgagcaagcgcgctccatcgataAAATCACTTGGCGGGAGGTTTAAATGggaatttgatgcaattcgagattttttcaattttcaaaaaataatataaaatctagaattttttatcatgatattcggtcattgtggtaccatagtcgtgttttaaagcaatttccccactgagcgtagtccacctttaaattctTATCCTTACCGATTCAGCGCTAATGTATCTCACAGCCGTGACATTTGGATCGTTCTTGGCATCTGGATGTTTTCTACCAACATGCCGGAGCATTGATTGTCGGCTCGCGAAGCTCTCTCCACACACTTGACACGATTTATCCCTATAGGAGACTGGGCTTGTGATTGGCCCAGGCTGACAGCTTGAGAATGATGCATAACTGACGGTGGAAAGAGCTGGGCTTGACGGCAAACTTTGTACTTTCAGAATCTTCGATACTCGctgtttttcaataattttctccCTATTCTTGCAGTACCATTCGTGAGTTTTGACAGATGTTGATGGGAATAGCTCCTTGCAAATCGAGCACGGCGCCTTCCATACTTCAAGTTCATCCGCATCCTCTTGATGATGCCGGATTATGTGACTTTGcaacgatttttcagattgaaagaCCAGTGAGCAGTTGTCGCATTGGATTTCCTTGAGATGGAGGGCCATATGAGCATCAAGGTTCTTCTTGCGCTTATAAGCTTTTCCGCACAGCTTACAACGATGCTTTAATCTAGACAAATCATGCACTTGATCAGTGTGAATCTGGAGAGCTTCAGCGTTCGGGAATGCTTTCGAGCACATAACGCAAGTGAAAATCGATCCAGCAGTGTGTGGCTTCAACAGAGAATCTTCCAGCTGTTGCTTTTGCTCGACTTTCCATTGTGATTGGCTCATTCGGATAAGCGATTGAAGTTCCTggaataaaaagtttcagttgcaaattaaaaaaaaataatcttacCTTCGCCTTCTGCTCAAGCTTCTCATCTCCAGAATCGTTTAGCCTGCGCTCGATCCTTTCTTGGAGGTCTTGATAAGCGTCTTTCCGTTCGTAAGGATACTTGATTTGGACATCTTCCTCTTCCTCGTCTTCGGATTCAACTTCTTCAGCTACCTCGGGAACTCTTCGGTCTTCCGGCTCAAATTCCAATTCTTCAAtgagtttttggaattcattgacatttttgttcttctgaaaataaaaaaataagtaaaattgGTCGGCGGTAGTGAGAAGACCTCAGCATAAAGCATCTGAGTAGGTTTAATTTTCCCAAGTTtgagtttagtttttttggttggtttAATTGGtttaattacatttttgttCGAGGATAAACATTGTCACTGACACACCCAATGGCTTCGAATAGtgtttgccgaaaaaacacaagatttgatcgaaaaaaaagccatttttaaagaaatttgacattttttaataaaggATAACCGTTGAAAAGTTGTTAGCGTCCGCTTCAGAATTTGACGATGATGAGCAGCTTGTCACAGGAGTTAAATCAGCGTACGACATTGGATAATCGTAAATCTccattaaaaatgaagaaatagcGCAGAAAATTGACGAAACTGGTTGTGTGTTCACTTCGAAAATCGATGAGCGCGTGACGAAAGAGGGGGGAGACGCGTCGCGGTCGTGCGACGCGTGCAGCAATGcttcggtgtttgcggacttgctTACCGTATACCTGGAGAAAATtgcgatttaaaaaaaaaattttacatagtttttctagtaaaaaaaggaagaaaaaatggATCTGTGCATTAATCCTTTAAATTTTCGTCCAAATATTTGAtataattaaaagaaaaactcaaaatttctctgaaaaccgcatataattttgaagaaactattaccattaactttttttgcgcGCCGATacccatctgaaaaatattgtgcacctttaaaaacacatttttagactggagaaagaaaaaaattcgatttttttaaaactgtttttggagaaaaaaccaaattttttgaaactacagtactccttaaaggcgcatacctttttccgcatttaacaaaaacaattttcgtgtcgagacccccGGGGACCTTAGTTTTGgactacagtaatctcaaAGTCCTATTCAATTGGATTGGAAAAACGAAAGGGAACAAagaattcttcttttttcactttttcgacctttcttctctgcgtctctccgaTATTcacactattttttatttcaaaaaagtattgcACTTTTCATGGCCACCCACTATCTTTTTGGCGCCCAGGTGGCCTTGggagggaaatttttttttttttttaatttttcgaaaaatttgaatttttatgtctGTTTGCTTGTGTGTGTGCGTGTGTGTGTCTataaaatgcaacaaaaatgtaggttcttttgatttttatgatttttttgtcattttttttttgaaattcttcaagttttttttttttgtttttgctggTTTGTTGCTGGAAAAATGGGATATTCCAATCACAGGTATAGGGgatagaaaaaaagagaaacagagaaaatgGGGGACAAAAAGAGAGAGGATTACCGCGTGCAGAGAGGTCGTTTGtgtggttttttgaatttttgttggaaaaatcttttaaaaaaataatagtagGAGAtttcgagagagagagagagagcaagTTTATTTATACAACAGTACTAATATTGAggggaaaatgggaaaaaattttgatttcgggggaattttttgttgaaaaaatccaaaaaatccaaaaatccacacacaaaaaacctcCCCGAACACAAAAATTACACCAAACAGTGGGGGGtggggaaaaaaaaagacgaccTCGTAATTGTTAATGAGggaaataaaaatagtttcgaAGATCATTAAGAAGAGACTGAGAGAGAGAGTGGGATTGGGCGGCGGCGGGCGTTTCGCGGGACGAAAAATGAATCCCGcacgatgaaaaaaaaaaaatgaaaaaaaaaggaaaaagataAAATAGGATATTtcaactgtgaaaaaaaacaatagaaaatgaTGATGGGATGAGATTTTTCACAGCTCAAAAGCTTGAAAcccacagaaaaaaaacaacgaatgGAGGGGAGGGGggaatcatttttaaaaatatatattacaGATATAAATGTGTACGtatattatattaaaaatgatttttttttagagaataaAATACTACAGAAAACACGGCTCAAGTGAGAGTACCGAGATGATGAGACACATATTATTGGGTGGGTGGTTGCAATATTAAAGAATCGCAGATTTTTCCAGCGAATCTGATTATTCGGTCGGGGATTAGGCAGCGGACAGAGTGGGGGTGTAAATacattgaaatatttgagaatcatgggagagagagagagagagagagatatgCACAAAACAATGAATGACCATCAAAAAATCTCAGGAGGATTGAAAATTGGCGATGAGCAGCAGTAGCAGCAGTAGCAGAAGCAGCAGCAGAGAGTTCAAATTATAGACCGATTGTCGACGGCATCATGAACTTTTTCCGTTCCAGCAGTGTTACCGTTGACAtcgaactgaaaaaaaaatacgcGTTTTGagaaatgtgcattttttttgttctttttcggATATACTCCtctgacaaaaaataaaatttcctgaGCAAAGTAAAACTCCTACGTATTCTTGCATAGAAATTAAGGATCTTAAAGATTCTTGCTActcagaattttctgaaaatttcaattttttaaaaagaaaactcagaattttctgaaaaattcaattttttaaaaataaaacttgctCGAAATCAAATTctcaacaaattttaatttcaacagtttttcaaaaaccgtgtaaaacttttcaaatttgctctcaaaaatcaaaaaaaaaaaaagcaaagaaaaacTAACGAACTCTTTGATGGAATGATCTCGTGCTCCTCTAGCCGGCGATGGTTGttgatcatcatcatcatccacgccattcatcaatttttccttGAAAGCGACAGCTACCGCGTTGGCAACAACAACTGCATGCTGTTCTTGTGGCGTATAGCCACCCCATTCGGTTGATGAATTCGATTCTGATGGTGATCCACTCGGCTCTCTCCAATCATCTGAGTCCGACACCGTTCCGCACAtctgcaaaaaagaaaataggaaaatgggaatttattcgacttttttcaagatttttcaagacaagtttaaaaaaaaattcaaaattgctaTAAAGGTGGTGtctgtcgaattttttaaaattactttattagactcaaaattgtctgaaaacaccgaatttcatgatgaaacttcttaaaaacttctcaaaaaaaagttatgatggctcaaaaaatggcctaaaatagttaaaattggaaatttgacttgtcgcagcggctggaaactaacttttttaaaaccacagtcaaattttgggtataaatgtcaattatcttgcgttttcaactcgatttaggtagtTTAAAGTCAATGGACGGCGAGAAAATGGACggcttttaattttttaaccaaatcttgccgtccatcgacttgaaaataccaaaaatcgagttgaaaacgcaaaataattaaattttatactcaaaatttgacggtgatttcaaa
The nucleotide sequence above comes from Caenorhabditis elegans chromosome III. Encoded proteins:
- the gldi-8 gene encoding C2H2-type domain-containing protein (Confirmed by transcript evidence); translated protein: MSQSQWKVEQKQQLEDSLLKPHTAGSIFTCVMCSKAFPNAEALQIHTDQVHDLSRLKHRCKLCGKAYKRKKNLDAHMALHLKEIQCDNCSLVFQSEKSLQSHIIRHHQEDADELEVWKAPCSICKELFPSTSVKTHEWYCKNREKIIEKQRVSKILKVQSLPSSPALSTVSYASFSSCQPGPITSPVSYRDKSCQVCGESFASRQSMLRHVGRKHPDAKNDPNVTAVRYISAESPKHPYACIECGKRFTTVTALSTHKARVHSQSNRFECTICHKSYPVPSELRKHIKRVHEKDAPKSRSALEELPEMDDIF
- the gldi-8 gene encoding C2H2-type domain-containing protein (Confirmed by transcript evidence); this encodes MEIYDYPMSYADLTPVTSCSSSSNSEADANNFSTKNKNVNEFQKLIEELEFEPEDRRVPEVAEEVESEDEEEEDVQIKYPYERKDAYQDLQERIERRLNDSGDEKLEQKAKELQSLIRMSQSQWKVEQKQQLEDSLLKPHTAGSIFTCVMCSKAFPNAEALQIHTDQVHDLSRLKHRCKLCGKAYKRKKNLDAHMALHLKEIQCDNCSLVFQSEKSLQSHIIRHHQEDADELEVWKAPCSICKELFPSTSVKTHEWYCKNREKIIEKQRVSKILKVQSLPSSPALSTVSYASFSSCQPGPITSPVSYRDKSCQVCGESFASRQSMLRHVGRKHPDAKNDPNVTAVRYISAESPKHPYACIECGKRFTTVTALSTHKARVHSQSNRFECTICHKSYPVPSELRKHIKRVHEKDAPKSRSALEELPEMDDIF